In Nonomuraea muscovyensis, the following proteins share a genomic window:
- the ftsY gene encoding signal recognition particle-docking protein FtsY, producing MDGYLGVIVIVALVALLAAGGLFLLFRPGRKVAPPPVKPPETVPLPEEKEKRPAPAGEEGEGATTTVPPPVKPAEPVVVKPELEVPPPSAGRMVRLRSRLARSQSALGRGLLDLLSRDRLDDDVWDEIEELLLTADVGVAPTQAIVEELRTRVKVLGSRSPEDVRALLREQLLVQINPGLDRTLNVAKHGERAAVVLVVGVNGTGKTTTTGKLARVLIGDGRKVVLGAADTFRAAAADQLQTWGDRVGAEVVRGPEGADPASIAFDATARGIEAKADVVIVDTAGRLHTKTGLMDELGKVKRVIEKKATVDEVLLVLDATTGQNGMRQAQVFAEVVNITGIALTKLDGTAKGGIVISVQRELGVPVKLAGLGEGPDDLAPFDPEVFVDAILGD from the coding sequence GTGGATGGTTACCTCGGTGTCATCGTGATCGTGGCACTCGTCGCCCTGCTGGCGGCGGGTGGCCTGTTCCTGCTTTTCCGACCGGGCCGTAAGGTAGCGCCGCCGCCGGTCAAGCCGCCCGAGACGGTGCCGCTTCCCGAGGAGAAGGAGAAGCGCCCGGCGCCGGCGGGCGAGGAGGGTGAGGGCGCGACCACCACGGTCCCGCCGCCGGTCAAGCCGGCCGAGCCGGTCGTCGTCAAGCCCGAGCTGGAGGTGCCGCCGCCGTCCGCCGGCCGGATGGTGCGGCTGCGGTCGAGGCTGGCCCGCTCGCAGAGCGCGCTCGGCCGCGGGCTGCTCGACCTGCTCTCGCGTGACCGCCTCGACGACGACGTGTGGGACGAGATCGAGGAACTCCTGCTCACGGCCGACGTCGGGGTGGCTCCGACGCAGGCGATCGTGGAGGAGCTGCGCACCAGGGTCAAGGTGCTCGGCAGCCGCAGCCCCGAGGACGTTCGCGCCCTGCTGCGCGAGCAGCTCCTCGTCCAGATCAACCCCGGCCTCGACCGCACGCTCAACGTCGCCAAGCACGGCGAGCGGGCGGCGGTGGTGCTCGTCGTCGGGGTCAACGGCACGGGCAAGACGACCACCACCGGCAAGCTGGCCCGGGTGCTCATCGGCGACGGCAGGAAGGTCGTGCTCGGCGCGGCCGACACGTTCCGCGCCGCGGCGGCCGACCAGCTCCAGACGTGGGGCGACCGCGTCGGCGCGGAGGTCGTGCGCGGACCGGAGGGGGCCGACCCGGCGTCGATCGCCTTCGACGCGACGGCCAGGGGCATCGAGGCCAAGGCGGACGTCGTCATCGTCGACACCGCCGGCCGGCTGCACACCAAGACCGGTCTCATGGACGAGCTGGGCAAGGTCAAGCGGGTCATCGAGAAGAAGGCCACGGTCGACGAGGTGCTGCTCGTGCTCGACGCCACGACGGGCCAGAACGGCATGCGGCAGGCCCAGGTGTTCGCCGAGGTGGTCAACATCACCGGCATCGCGCTGACCAAGCTCGACGGCACGGCCAAGGGCGGCATCGTCATCTCCGTCCAGCGGGAGCTGGGGGTGCCGGTCAAGCTGGCCGGTCTCGGCGAGGGGCCCGACGACCTCGCGCCGTTCGACCCCGAGGTCTTCGTGGACGCCATCCTCGGCGACTAG
- a CDS encoding acylphosphatase yields the protein MEDVRLTAWVRGHVQGVGFRWWTRARALELGLQGWARNTDDGRVEVVAQGPRQACVKLLELLRGCDTPGRVDGVVERWSEVRGSLGGFRER from the coding sequence GTGGAGGACGTGCGGCTGACCGCGTGGGTCAGGGGACACGTGCAGGGCGTCGGGTTCCGCTGGTGGACCCGGGCGCGGGCGCTGGAGCTGGGCCTGCAGGGCTGGGCTCGCAACACCGACGACGGCCGGGTCGAGGTGGTGGCCCAGGGGCCGCGTCAAGCGTGCGTCAAGTTGCTGGAGCTGCTGAGGGGTTGCGACACGCCGGGCAGGGTCGATGGAGTAGTGGAACGATGGAGCGAAGTCCGAGGTAGTTTGGGCGGTTTCAGGGAGCGGTAG
- the smc gene encoding chromosome segregation protein SMC has protein sequence MYLKTLTLRGFKSFASATALRFEPGITCVVGPNGSGKSNVVDALAWVMGEHSAKSLRGGKMEDVIFAGTSSRPPLGRAEVTLTIDNSDGALPIDYTEVTISRLMFRSGQSEYAINGDTCRLLDIQELLSDSGIGREMHVIVGQGQLDAVLHAGPEDRRAFIEEAAGVLKHRKRKEKALRKLDAMQANLTRVQDLATELRRQLKPLGRQAEIARKAAVIQADLRDARLRLLADDVGILRDTLQREAADEAAVLARRTQVEAELAEAQQRETALESAEAEAQPRLSAAQETYFRLSSLRERITGLEQLAAERHRHALDAAAVERRGRDPEDLEREAAEVREQELILRAELEQAQELLEDAVQRRAEAEAALGAEEQRLALAARAAADRREGLARLRGKVDSVRSRSRAAEEEIGRLSRAVADAADRERRALDDLETQRQEEPAADPVLAEELATAQELVEQAKAVADEARVAVEEAKAGLDAPRAALQAASSAVGTARAADQEAQRAVAALRARTEALELGLARGGDGGARLLEADLDGVLGPLAASLQVTPGAEPAVAAVLGPVAESVAVVALGTAVQALELLRAKDGGQATLLVAGAPGTDVPGSVRADSEGAPARGPAPEGGEWAAALVTVPGHLRAAVDHVLAGVVVVDDLDAAHRVAERHHGLRAVTRHGDLVGPHLASGGSEGGTSVLQVRAALDEAVADLAEAEARAERTALALDEAVAAEHEARAALEAAQARVSEAQTAAGTAQAGVSAAQSGLDQVRARQREADQRHAAVARRLAQFEAAAKAAHDEAERLARSVAAAEEARAEGLEELAELEIRLAEAEYSQELETEPTTDARDELAAACQSARQREVEARLQVRTAEERVKGIEGRADGLIRAAQRERQERAQAAAQRARRRRQAAVAEAVSTGAKQVLAILAESVRLAARERDDADLARVAVDAELKQVRVRVRELGQELDKLVNRVHGSEMARTEQRMRLEQMEQRALEEFGVEAETLISEYGPQAPVPGEPPTPYVREEQEKRARVAERQMQQLGKVNPLALEEFAALEERHAFLNSQLEDLKKTRRDLLTVVKEVDDRVEQMFASAYEDVAREFEQIFTRVFPGGDGRLVLTAPEDMLTTGIEVEARPPGKKVKRLSLLSGGERSLTAVAFLISIFKARPSPFYVMDEVEAALDDTNTQRLLTLFEELRQSSQLIVITHNKRTMEIADALYGVSMRGDGVTQVVSQRLREREPA, from the coding sequence TTGTATCTGAAGACCCTCACCCTGCGCGGTTTCAAGTCCTTCGCCTCCGCGACGGCCCTGCGCTTCGAGCCGGGCATCACCTGCGTCGTGGGCCCCAACGGCTCCGGCAAGTCCAACGTCGTCGACGCCCTGGCCTGGGTCATGGGCGAGCACAGCGCCAAGTCGCTGCGCGGCGGCAAGATGGAGGACGTCATCTTCGCGGGCACCTCGTCCAGGCCGCCGCTGGGCCGCGCCGAGGTGACGCTGACCATCGACAACTCCGACGGCGCGCTGCCGATCGACTACACCGAGGTCACGATCAGCCGCCTGATGTTCCGGTCGGGCCAGAGCGAGTACGCCATCAACGGCGACACCTGCCGGCTGCTGGACATCCAGGAGCTGCTGTCCGACTCCGGCATCGGCCGTGAGATGCACGTCATCGTCGGCCAGGGGCAGCTCGACGCCGTGCTGCACGCCGGCCCCGAGGACCGGCGGGCGTTCATCGAGGAGGCCGCCGGAGTCCTGAAGCATCGCAAGCGCAAGGAGAAGGCGCTGCGCAAGCTCGACGCGATGCAGGCCAACCTCACCCGCGTCCAGGACCTCGCCACCGAGCTGCGGCGCCAGCTCAAGCCCCTCGGCCGCCAGGCCGAGATCGCCCGCAAGGCCGCCGTGATCCAGGCCGACCTGCGCGACGCGCGGCTGCGCCTGCTCGCCGACGACGTGGGCATCCTGCGTGACACCCTCCAGCGGGAGGCGGCCGACGAGGCGGCGGTGCTGGCCCGGCGCACCCAGGTGGAGGCCGAGCTGGCCGAGGCCCAGCAGCGCGAGACCGCCCTGGAGAGCGCCGAGGCCGAGGCCCAGCCACGGCTCAGCGCCGCCCAGGAGACCTACTTCCGGCTGTCCTCCCTGCGCGAACGCATCACCGGTTTGGAGCAGCTCGCCGCCGAGCGCCACCGCCACGCCCTCGACGCCGCGGCCGTCGAACGCCGCGGACGCGACCCCGAGGACCTCGAACGCGAGGCCGCCGAGGTGCGCGAGCAGGAGCTCATCCTCCGGGCGGAGCTGGAGCAGGCCCAGGAGCTGCTGGAGGACGCCGTGCAGCGGCGCGCCGAGGCGGAGGCCGCGCTGGGCGCCGAGGAGCAGCGGCTGGCCCTGGCCGCACGGGCCGCCGCCGACCGCCGCGAGGGACTGGCCCGGCTGCGCGGCAAGGTCGACTCCGTACGCAGCAGGTCGCGCGCCGCCGAGGAGGAGATCGGCCGGCTCAGCCGGGCCGTCGCCGACGCGGCCGACCGCGAGCGGCGGGCCCTCGACGACCTGGAGACGCAGCGCCAGGAGGAGCCGGCCGCCGACCCGGTGCTGGCCGAGGAACTGGCCACCGCCCAGGAGCTGGTCGAGCAGGCCAAGGCCGTCGCCGACGAGGCCCGTGTCGCCGTCGAGGAGGCCAAGGCCGGCCTTGACGCGCCCCGCGCGGCCCTCCAGGCGGCCTCGTCGGCGGTCGGCACGGCCCGGGCCGCGGACCAGGAGGCCCAGCGGGCCGTGGCCGCTCTCCGGGCCCGCACAGAGGCCCTGGAGCTGGGCCTGGCCCGCGGGGGCGACGGCGGGGCGAGGCTGCTGGAGGCCGACCTCGACGGGGTGCTGGGGCCGCTCGCCGCCTCGCTGCAGGTCACGCCGGGCGCCGAGCCGGCGGTCGCGGCCGTGCTCGGGCCGGTCGCCGAGTCGGTCGCCGTGGTCGCGCTCGGCACGGCCGTCCAGGCTCTGGAGCTGCTGCGGGCCAAGGACGGGGGCCAGGCCACCCTGCTGGTCGCGGGCGCGCCCGGCACCGACGTCCCAGGCTCGGTCCGGGCCGACTCCGAAGGCGCTCCGGCGCGCGGACCGGCGCCCGAGGGCGGGGAGTGGGCGGCCGCGCTGGTGACCGTGCCCGGCCACCTTCGGGCGGCCGTCGACCACGTGCTCGCCGGCGTCGTCGTCGTGGACGACCTCGACGCCGCGCACCGCGTGGCCGAGCGGCACCACGGGCTGCGGGCCGTCACCCGGCACGGCGACCTCGTCGGTCCCCACCTGGCCAGCGGCGGCTCCGAGGGAGGCACGTCCGTGCTTCAGGTGCGGGCCGCGCTGGACGAGGCCGTCGCCGACCTGGCGGAGGCCGAGGCCAGGGCCGAGCGCACCGCCCTGGCGCTGGACGAGGCGGTGGCGGCCGAGCACGAGGCGCGGGCCGCGCTGGAGGCGGCCCAGGCGAGGGTGAGCGAGGCGCAGACCGCGGCCGGCACCGCCCAGGCCGGGGTGAGCGCCGCCCAGAGCGGTCTCGACCAGGTCAGGGCCCGGCAGCGGGAGGCCGACCAGCGGCACGCCGCCGTGGCCAGGCGGCTGGCCCAGTTCGAGGCCGCCGCCAAGGCCGCCCACGACGAGGCCGAACGCCTGGCCAGGAGCGTCGCCGCCGCCGAGGAGGCGCGCGCCGAGGGTCTGGAGGAGCTGGCCGAGCTGGAGATCCGGCTGGCCGAGGCCGAATACTCCCAGGAGCTGGAGACCGAACCCACGACCGACGCCCGCGACGAGCTGGCCGCCGCCTGCCAGAGCGCCAGGCAGCGGGAGGTGGAGGCCCGTCTGCAGGTGCGCACCGCCGAGGAGCGCGTCAAGGGCATCGAGGGCCGGGCCGACGGCCTCATCCGCGCCGCGCAGCGCGAACGGCAGGAACGGGCCCAGGCCGCCGCCCAGCGCGCCAGGCGCAGGCGGCAGGCGGCGGTGGCCGAGGCCGTGAGCACGGGCGCCAAGCAGGTCCTCGCCATTCTCGCCGAGTCGGTCCGGCTCGCCGCGCGCGAGCGTGACGACGCCGACCTGGCCCGCGTGGCCGTCGACGCCGAGCTCAAGCAGGTCCGGGTGCGCGTCCGCGAGCTGGGGCAGGAGCTCGACAAGCTGGTCAACCGCGTCCACGGCAGCGAGATGGCCCGCACCGAGCAGCGGATGCGCCTGGAGCAGATGGAGCAGCGCGCGCTGGAGGAGTTCGGCGTCGAGGCCGAGACGCTGATCTCCGAGTACGGCCCGCAGGCGCCCGTCCCCGGCGAGCCGCCCACGCCGTACGTGCGCGAGGAGCAGGAGAAGCGCGCCCGGGTCGCCGAGCGGCAGATGCAGCAGCTCGGCAAGGTCAACCCGCTGGCGTTGGAGGAGTTCGCGGCCCTTGAGGAGCGCCACGCGTTCCTCAACTCGCAGCTCGAGGACCTCAAGAAGACCCGGCGCGACCTGCTGACCGTGGTCAAGGAGGTCGACGACCGGGTGGAGCAGATGTTCGCCTCGGCCTACGAGGACGTGGCGCGCGAGTTCGAGCAGATCTTCACCCGGGTCTTCCCCGGCGGCGACGGGCGGCTGGTGCTCACCGCCCCCGAGGACATGCTGACCACCGGCATCGAGGTCGAGGCTCGGCCGCCCGGCAAGAAGGTCAAGCGGCTGTCGCTGCTGTCGGGCGGCGAGCGCTCGCTGACGGCGGTGGCGTTCCTGATCTCCATCTTCAAGGCGCGGCCCTCGCCGTTCTACGTCATGGACGAGGTCGAGGCGGCGCTCGACGACACCAACACGCAGCGGCTGCTGACCCTGTTCGAGGAGCTGCGGCAGAGCTCGCAGCTGATCGTCATCACGCACAACAAGCGGACGATGGAGATCGCCGACGCGCTGTACGGCGTGTCGATGCGCGGCGACGGCGTCACCCAGGTGGTCAGCCAGCGCCTGCGCGAGCGCGAGCCCGCCTGA
- a CDS encoding LysR substrate-binding domain-containing protein gives MEFRELECFVVLSEELHFARAAERLYLSPGRVSQLVRGLETRIGARLFERTSRRVRLTPLGERFLADLRPAYDGLTGAVERARSAAREVTGVLRAGFLGTPTGLVTGAVRAFERLYPSCEVHLVEVPLADPFGKVRAGLVDVAFTLLPVDEPDLRTSPGLNEVPVRLGLSAGHPLAGRSAIAAEELADLPLIGLEGPAPRRWRELVAPASTPAGRPVTLGGTVATSQEGITLVALGRGGMLFCTPTAVYHERDDVTFVPVTGLPASVLGLVWLGAAETAAVRAFAEVTAQVAAEEAAGRHRVA, from the coding sequence ATGGAGTTCAGAGAACTGGAGTGCTTCGTCGTCCTGAGCGAGGAGCTGCACTTCGCGCGGGCCGCCGAACGGCTGTACCTGTCGCCCGGCCGGGTCAGCCAGCTCGTCCGGGGGCTGGAGACGCGGATCGGCGCCCGGCTCTTCGAGCGGACCAGCAGGCGGGTCCGGCTCACGCCGCTGGGCGAGCGGTTCCTGGCAGACCTGCGACCGGCCTACGACGGCCTGACGGGCGCGGTGGAGCGGGCCAGGTCGGCCGCCCGCGAGGTGACGGGCGTCCTGCGGGCCGGCTTCCTCGGGACGCCGACCGGCCTGGTCACCGGCGCCGTGCGGGCGTTCGAGCGGCTGTACCCGTCGTGTGAGGTCCATCTGGTGGAGGTGCCGCTCGCCGACCCCTTCGGGAAGGTCCGCGCGGGCCTGGTGGACGTGGCCTTCACCCTGCTGCCGGTGGACGAGCCCGACCTGCGGACGAGTCCAGGGCTGAACGAGGTGCCCGTACGGCTCGGGCTGTCCGCCGGGCATCCGCTCGCCGGCAGGTCCGCCATCGCGGCGGAGGAGCTGGCGGACCTGCCGCTGATCGGCCTGGAGGGGCCGGCGCCGCGCCGCTGGCGCGAGCTGGTGGCCCCGGCCAGCACCCCGGCGGGCCGTCCCGTCACTCTGGGCGGTACGGTCGCCACCAGCCAGGAGGGCATCACGCTGGTGGCGCTCGGCCGGGGCGGGATGCTGTTCTGCACGCCGACGGCGGTCTACCACGAGCGGGACGACGTGACCTTCGTCCCCGTCACGGGACTGCCCGCCTCGGTGCTCGGGCTGGTGTGGCTGGGCGCGGCCGAGACCGCCGCGGTGCGCGCCTTCGCCGAGGTGACCGCGCAGGTGGCCGCCGAGGAGGCCGCCGGGCGTCACCGGGTGGCGTGA